One Punica granatum isolate Tunisia-2019 chromosome 3, ASM765513v2, whole genome shotgun sequence genomic window carries:
- the LOC116198765 gene encoding laccase-17-like, whose amino-acid sequence MGASSLVPSHALIGAWFLFASLIALCLGLFPQPALAGDEGITRHYTFDIKMQNVTRLCHTRSIVTVNGKFPGPRIVAREGDRLLIKVINHVPHNVSIHWHGIRQLRSGWADGPAYVTQCPIQTGQSYVYNFTITGQRGTLFWHAHISWLRATLYGPIIILPKRNASYPFTKPYKEVPIVFGEWFNTDPEAIIAQALQTGGGPNVSDAYTINGLPGPLYNCSAKDTFKLKVKPGKTYLLRVINAALNDDLFFSIANHTLTVVDVDAIYVKPFDMDTILITPGQTTNLLLKTKPSYPKATFLMTARPYATGLGTFDNSTVAGILEYERPGSFHHSAGSVKQLPLFKPTLPALNDTSFAMKFSNKLRSLASARFPANVPKKVDRQFFFTVGLGTNPCDRKNKTCQGPNGTMFAASINNVSFTMPTTALLQSHFFGQSNGVYSPYFPSSPLIPFNYTGNPPNNTMVSNGTKLVVLPFNTSVELIMQDTSILGAESHPLHLHGFNFFVVGQGFGNFDPNKDPKKFNLIDPVERNTAGVPSGGWLAIRFLADNPGVWFMHCHLEVHTSWGLKMAWLVLDGKLPNQKLLPPPTDLPKC is encoded by the exons ATGGGTGCTTCTTCCTTAGTTCCATCACATGCATTAATTGGAGCCTGGTTcctctttgcatctctcattGCATTGTGCCTAGGCCTCTTTCCTCAACCTGCACTCGCCGGGGATGAAGGCATTACCCGACATTACACGTTCGAT ATCAAGATGCAAAACGTGACCAGATTGTGCCACACGAGAAGCATTGTCACAGTGAATGGAAAATTTCCTGGTCCTCGCATTGTAGCCAGAGAGGGCGATCGCCTCTTGATCAAAGTCATCAACCATGTCCCTCACAATGTCTCCATTCACTG GCACGGGATCAGACAGCTCCGATCGGGTTGGGCTGATGGGCCAGCCTATGTGACCCAATGCCCGATACAGACGGGCCAAAGTTACGTGTACAACTTCACAATCACAGGCCAAAGAGGCACTCTTTTCTGGCATGCTCACATTTCATGGCTTAGGGCAACTCTCTATGGCCCTATCATTATACTCCCCAAGAGAAATGCTTCCTACCCATTTACAAAACCTTACAAGGAAGTTCCCATTGTCTTTG GGGAGTGGTTTAACACAGATCCTGAGGCGATTATTGCCCAAGCCTTGCAAACTGGCGGAGGCCCCAACGTTTCCGATGCCTATACCATTAACGGTCTACCTGGCCCACTCTACAACTGCTCCGCCAAAG ATACATTCAAGCTCAAGGTAAAGCCTGGGAAGACATATCTCCTCCGTGTTATCAATGCTGCACTGAATGATGATCTCTTCTTTAGCATCGCAAATCACACCCTCACAGTTGTCGATGTGGATGCGATCTACGTGAAACCATTTGACATGGACACGATCCTGATAACCCCGGGGCAGACCACAAACTTGCTTCTCAAGACAAAGCCTAGCTACCCAAAAGCCACCTTTTTAATGACCGCAAGGCCCTATGCGACAGGTCTAGGAACCTTCGACAACTCCACGGTTGCCGGAATTCTCGAATACGAAAGACCAGGAAGTTTCCATCATTCGGCTGGCTCAGTCAAGCAACTTCCTCTGTTTAAGCCGACCTTACCAGCTCTTAACGACACTTCTTTCGCTATGAAGTTCAGCAATAAACTCAGGAGCCTAGCAAGTGCCCGATTCCCTGCCAATGTGCCCAAGAAAGTTGACAGGCAGTTCTTCTTCACTGTTGGGTTAGGAACAAATCCTTGTGACAGGAAGAACAAAACATGTCAGGGGCCCAATGGAACCATGTTTGCCGCTTCCATTAACAACGTCTCTTTCACAATGCCCACGACAGCTCTCCTCCAATCCCACTTCTTCGGGCAATCCAATGGGGTTTACAGCCCGTATTTCCCTAGCAGCCCTTTAATTCCTTTTAATTACACTGGGAACCCACCGAATAATACCATGGTGAGCAACGGGACTAAGTTGGTTGTCTTGCCATTCAACACGAGCGTGGAGCTCATAATGCAGGACACAAGCATTCTTGGCGCCGAGAGCCACCCGCTCCACTTGCATGGATTCAACTTCTTCGTGGTCGGACAGGGTTTCGGGAACTTTGACCCCAACAAGGACCCAAAGAAATTCAATCTCATTGACCCTGTCGAGAGGAACACTGCGGGCGTGCCCTCCGGCGGGTGGCTCGCCATCCGTTTCTTGGCAGACAATCCAG GTGTATGGTTCATGCATTGCCACCTAGAGGTCCACACGAGCTGGGGTCTAAAGATGGCATGGCTCGTCCTAGATGGAAAGCTCCCCAACCAAAAGTTGCTCCCTCCTCCCACTGACCTTCCCAAGTGTTGA